One Panicum virgatum strain AP13 chromosome 9K, P.virgatum_v5, whole genome shotgun sequence genomic region harbors:
- the LOC120650131 gene encoding uncharacterized protein At4g38062-like, with protein sequence MSRSFFPTCSSQKAEMEEMSKELDDLRAEVEALTAQLRAKSDLAGGLKRAGADQAARLREARAEAERQAAEAAARGEEAAAAGERCGELEARLADKEQALRHLCAAHEALKGTLRERTEALEADKRGLLAALEDAEAGRAEQEAALRARDGEVARLRGLLSEKERRCGEAEKRALAPRAVAVRGDMLVKLEEEKAAVESKLKWKAEQFRHLEEALKKVQDDFRVAKREWGSDRSTLVDRIGYLEADLDSKTRVAEDFRSRLEMCSQALAHEEGRRKRVEAEMSELRHMYGNVVSEYEEAKSMVESLTINRDGEIASLRSSMAEKVTLLKEMGYTKAHLEQENGDLRLMLKEYQEAQISGVDAVVSLKDLREKFRALEQTHRNCTEKLRDKETEWRMQMEKLGGDLDRCLSQLESKDMLIREMRNELLCSYKSLELQIVENWEALIITTVVQSKFHESCSCIDTVKLNMQHRCEEVEKEIASVRKQLEERSCMIVQAQVEQKQQSEVIEKLQGIIEELEHAEQEHEKMQRQVGAYKEMLDTTSRDVHCIKDEASEKENNLQEKLREALGALDEANCALADRKNELSQLEINLHQQKQATEHLEQLKVDMQNELKGYMDSNHTLKRDLDAALVAKMEAEEVLIQEKVKLLGALDEANYVLSERNSELSQFENNFHQQKKALEHLKKLKVDMETELKTYMDENYILKRDLDVALIAKMESEECHTKEKEKLYGIISEKGKVIDELQQHIAVLEEENLGQKNDFGSLIKMEYEKSIQEVNSSYSEIVEVYDKKLLELEERVSSFEQKFTCREQEIMDMFDQEEADWYTLIAEKEIAISGIQRTVESVKLDIEQLLENAAAEVTNVQLEVNQLYRFAESLNSLNIIQEHDSLFKDMLIAECERELESLQVDLVLEKERSGNLKNLIEHLKAESTAEMTEKSKERQEVANKLKSLEERKEMLEEQLGVLKYRTTDLSNFVLQERADLVDELTGLTNTIGEVIYGGENLMSDFRRITHKVNEEEPSDDKSSLDKTKARTSASLIRNKSGHVLERRSPLKEHNH encoded by the exons ATGTCCCGCTCCTTCTTCCCGACCTGCTCCTCCCAGAAAg CGGAAATGGAGGAGATGAGCAAGGAGCTCGATGACCTGCGGGCCGAGGTGGAGGCGCTGACCGCCCAGCTCCGCGCCAAGTCCGACCTAGCCGGCGGCCTCAAGCGCGCGGGCGCCGACCAGGCCGCGCGGCTGCGGGAGGCCCGGGCGGAGGCCGAGCggcaggcggcggaggccgcggccaggggcgaggaggccgccgccgccggggagcggTGCGGGGAGCTGGAGGCCAGGCTGGCCGACAAGGAGCAGGCGCTGAGGCACCTCTGCGCGGCGCACGAGGCGCTCAAGGGCACCCTCCGGGAGAGGACCGAGGCGCTCGAGGCCGACAAGAGGGGCCTCCTCGCGGCGCTCGAGGACGCCGAGGCGGGGAgggcggagcaggaggccgccctgcgcgcgcgcgacggcgaggtcgcgCGCCTCAGGGGGCTCTTGTCGGAGAAGGAGAGGAGGTGCGGCGAGGCTGAGAAGAGGGCGTTGGCGCCGAGGGCGGTGGCGGTGAGGGGCGACATGCTGGTGAAGCTTGAGGAGGAGAAAGCTGCCGTCGAGAGCAAGCTCAAGTGGAAGGCCGAGCAGTTCCGGCACCTCGAGGAGGCACTCAAGAAGGTCCAGGATGACTTCAGGGTGGCCAAGAGGGAGTGGGGCTCAGATAGATCAACCTTGGTCGATCGGATTGGTTATCTTGAGGCTGATTTGGATTCCAAGACCAGGGTTGCGGAGGATTTTCGATCCAGGCTAGAGATGTGCAGCCAGGCATTGGCACATGAGGAAGGCCGGAGGAAGCGGGTGGAAGCAGAAATGTCTGAGCTGCGCCACATGTATGGCAATGTGGTATCGGAATATGAAGAGGCCAAATCAATGGTTGAGTCACTGACTATCAATAGGGATGGCGAGATTGCATCTTTGAGGAGCTCAATGGCTGAGAAGGTCACATTGCTTAAGGAAATGGGGTACACTAAGGCACATCTTGAGCAAGAAAATGGGGATTTGCGGTTGATGCTGAAGGAGTACCAGGAAGCACAGATTAGTGGCGTAGATGCTGTTGTGTCATTGAAAGATCTGCGTGAGAAGTTCCGAGCTCTGGAGCAGACGCATAGAAATTGCACTGAGAAGCTGAGAGATAAAGAGACAGAATGGAGGATGCAGATGGAGAAGCTTGGGGGTGACTTGGACAGATGCTTATCACAGCTGGAATCCAAAGATATGCTTATCAGGGAAATGCGGAATGAGTTACTATGCAGTTACAAGTCTCTTGAACTTCAAATTGTGGAGAATTGGGAAGCTTTGATAATTACCACTGTTGTACAGTCAAAATTTCACGAGTCCTGCTCATGTATTGATACTGTTAAACTGAATATGCAGCATCGTTGTGAAGAAGTTGAAAAGGAAATTGCTTCTGTTAGaaagcagttggaagaaagaaGCTGCATGATTGTTCAAGCTCAAGTGGAACAGAAACAGCAATCTGAGGTAATAGAAAAATTGCAGGGAATAATTGAGGAGCTAGAACATGCAGAACAAGAACATGAGAAGATGCAAAGGCAGGTTGGTGCATACAAAGAGATGCTTGACACCACATCAAGAGATGTTCACTGCATAAAAGATGAGGCTTCAGAGAAAGAAAACAACCTGCAGGAGAAATTGAGGGAGGCATTAGGTGCTCTTGATGAAGCAAACTGTGCCCTTGCTGATAGGAAGAATGAGCTGAGCCAATTAGAAATCAATCTCCATCAGCAAAAGCAAGCAACTGAGCATTTGGAACAACTGAAAGTTGATATGCAAAACGAGCTCAAAGGCTATATGGATAGCAACCATACACTGAAGAGAGATCTTGATGCTGCCCTCGTTGCCAAGATGGAAGCTGAGGAGGTGCTTATACAAGAAAAGGTAAAGTTACTAGGTGCCCTTGATGAGGCAAATTATGTCCTCTCAGAGAGGAACAGTGAGCTGAGCCAATTTGAGAACAATTTTCATCAGCAAAAGAAAGCATTGGAGCATTTGAAGAAGCTGAAGGTTGATATGGAAACTGAACTCAAAACATATATGGATGAAAACTACATACTGAAGAGAGATTTGGATGTTGCTCTTATTGCCAAAATGGAGAGCGAGGAGTGtcatacaaaagaaaaggagaaattaTATGGTATAATTAGCGAGAAAGGAAAGGTGATTGATGAGCTTCAGCAGCACATTGCTGTACTAGAAGAAGAAAACCTGGGCCAAAAAAATGACTTTGGTAGTCTTATCAAGATGGAGTATGAGAAATCTATTCAAGAAGTGAACAGCAGCTACTCTGAAATTGTTGAGGTCTATGACAAAAAACTTTTGGAGCTTGAAGAAAGGGTTAGTTCCTTTGAGCAGAAATTCACATGTAGGGAGcaggagatcatggatatgtTTGATCAAGAGGAAGCAGATTGGTATACACTAATTGCAGAGAAAGAAATTGCTATTTCTGGTATTCAACGAACTGTTGAATCTGTTAAACTTGACATCGAGCAACTTCTTGAAAATGCAGCAGCAGAAGTCACAAATGTTCAGCTCGAGGTTAATCAACTTTATCGATTTGCAGAATCCTTAAATTCACTTAATATCATCCAAGAGCATGATAGTCTTTTCAAGGATATGCTCATTGCAGAATGTGAAAGAGAACTCGAGTCTCTGCAGGTGGATCTAGTGCTAGAGAAAGAACGGTCAGGAAATTTGAAGAATCTTATTGAGCATCTCAAAGCTGAGTCTACTGCAGAAATGACAGAAAAATCAAAGGAGCGTCAGGAAGTTGCAAATAAGCTGAAATCGTtggaggaaagaaaagaaatgttAGAAGAGCAGCTGGGAGTGCTAAAGTATAGAACAACAGATCTGTCTAATTTTGTTCTTCAAGAGAGGGCTGATTTAGTTGATGAGCTGACTGGACTCACCAATACCATTGGGGAGGTAATTTATGGAGGTGAAAACCTGATGTCAGATTTTAGAAGGATCACGCATAAAGTTAATGAAGAGGAACCATCCGACGACAAGTCTAGCTTAGATAAAA